Genomic DNA from Streptomyces venezuelae:
GGTCGCGCAGGCCGAACTGGAGGACAGGGAACGGACCGCCGCGTACCACAAGCTCCGCTTCCGGGCCGCGGACGGCCACGCCGTCCTCATCGAGACGACACGACCCGAACTCCTGCCCGCCTGCGTCGCTTTGGTCGCCCACCCCGACGACGAGCGCCACCAGGACCTGTTCGGCACGACCGTCCGCTCCCCGCTCCTCGACGTCGAGGTCCCCGTCCTCTCCCACCCCCTCGCGATGCCCGGCAAGGGCACGGGGCTCGCGATGGTCTGCACGTTCGGCGACACGACCGACGTGACCTGGTGGCGCGAACTGCGGCTCGACACGCGGCCGGTCATCGGCTGGGACGGCCGCTTCCTCGCCGATCCGCCGGCCGGCGTCGAGTCCCCGGCCGCCGTCGCCGCGTACGCGCGGCTCGCGGGCGCCACCGCGCACACCGCCCGGGAACGGATCGTCGGGATGCTGCGCGAGAGCGGTGACCTGCTCGGCGAGCCGCGCCCCGTCACCCACGCGGTCAAGTTCTTCGAGAAGGGCGACAAGCCCCTGGAGATCGTCACGACCCGCCAGTGGTACGTCCGCAACGGCGGCCGCGACGCCGCCCTGCGCGACCGGCTCCTGGCCCGCGGCGCCGAACTCGCCTGGCATCCGCCGCACATGCGGGTCCGGTACGAGAACTGGGTCGGCGGCCTCAACGGCGACTGGCTGATCAGCCGCCAGCGGTTCTTCGGCGTCCCGATCCCCGTCTGGTACCCGCTGGACGCGTCCGGGCAGCCCGACCACAACCGCCCCCTCGTCCCCGACCGGTCCGCCCTGCCCGTCGACCCGAGCACCGACACCCCGCCCGGATACGAAGCGGCACAGCGCGGCGTCCCGCACGGCTTCGCCGGCGACCCGGACGTCATGGACACCTGGGCCACGTCGTCCCTCACCCCGCAGATCGCCGGGAAGTGGCGCTCCGACCCCGACCTGTTCGCGCGGGTCTTCCCGATGGACCTGCGGCCCCAGTCCCACGAGATCATCCGCACCTGGCTGTTCGCCGCGGTCCTGCGCGCCCACACCGGGCACGACACGCTGCCCTGGAGGCACGCGGCGATCTCCGGCTGGATCCTGGACCCCGACCGCAAGAAGATGTCCAAGACCAAGGGCAACGTGGTCACTCCCGGCCATCTCCTGAAGCAGTACGGCTCGGACGCGGTCCGCTACTGGGCGGCGAGCGGGCGGCCCGGCACGGACACGGCGTTCGACACCGGCCAGATGAAGATCGGCCGCAGGCTCGCGACGAAGCTCCTGAACGTCGGCAGGTTCGTCCTGAGCCTCGGCGAAGCCGGGGCGGGGGACGGGGCCGCCGTCACGGAGCCGCTCGACCGGGCGCTGCTCGCCGTCCTCGCGTCGACCGTCGA
This window encodes:
- the valS gene encoding valine--tRNA ligase, producing the protein MADTHRRAGVPEKPVLDGLEEKWSRRWDESGVFAFDRSKTRDEIFSIDTPPPTISGSLHVGHVFSYTHTDTIARYQRMRGKEVFYPMGWDDNGLPTERRVQNHFGVRCDLALPHDPDFTPPEKPGRHQTPVSRRNFIELCERLTGEDEKVFEELWRRLGLSVDWSHGYRTIDADARAASQHAFLEGLERGDAYLAQAPTLWDVTFRTAVAQAELEDRERTAAYHKLRFRAADGHAVLIETTRPELLPACVALVAHPDDERHQDLFGTTVRSPLLDVEVPVLSHPLAMPGKGTGLAMVCTFGDTTDVTWWRELRLDTRPVIGWDGRFLADPPAGVESPAAVAAYARLAGATAHTARERIVGMLRESGDLLGEPRPVTHAVKFFEKGDKPLEIVTTRQWYVRNGGRDAALRDRLLARGAELAWHPPHMRVRYENWVGGLNGDWLISRQRFFGVPIPVWYPLDASGQPDHNRPLVPDRSALPVDPSTDTPPGYEAAQRGVPHGFAGDPDVMDTWATSSLTPQIAGKWRSDPDLFARVFPMDLRPQSHEIIRTWLFAAVLRAHTGHDTLPWRHAAISGWILDPDRKKMSKTKGNVVTPGHLLKQYGSDAVRYWAASGRPGTDTAFDTGQMKIGRRLATKLLNVGRFVLSLGEAGAGDGAAVTEPLDRALLAVLASTVDEATAAFESFDYARALERTEQLFWHFCDDYVELVKARAYGDHGDAAAADSARAALRTALDVLLRLFAPVLPFVTEEVRSWWKEGSVHRAPWPDGAELRRHAGDAAVLTTASEAIAAMRRAKSQARLSMRTEVAGATVTAPRATLDHFAAAEGDVRAAGRIGAVELREGEGSLRVEVTW